TCTCCGGCGAAATAGAGCCGGGCGCCGGGCGGGTTGAGACAGCCGCGCGGCAGGTCGGGCCGCCCGTCCTCGCCGAGATCGAGCCCCAGCCGGTCGAGCCCGAGCCCGTCGAGATTGGGCGCCCGTCCCATCGCGGCGAGCACGAGGTCGACCTCGACCGCGCCCTCGTCCCAGCGCATCGCGATGGCGCCGCCCTCGCCGGGTTCCGGCGCGGCCTCTGCGCGGACGATGCGCATCTCGCCCTTCAGCGCCTCGCGCAGCCGGTCGAGCAGATCCGGGTCATCGAGGCCGCCAAGCGTCGCCGACGGATCGAACCCCGTGACCTCGACCCCGAGCCGCGCCATCGCCTGGCCGAGTTCGAGCCCGACGGGCCCGAGGCCGACAACGGCCATCCGCCGGGGCAGGGCGTCGAGTTCGAAGACCTCCTCGGTGGTCACGATCCGGTCGCCGAACCGCGCGCGCCAAGGCTCCGGCACGATGGGCCGCGTGCCCGTCGCGATCACGGTCGCGGCGGGGCGGAACCGATGCGCACCGGCGCACAGGACGCCGTCCGGCCCGAAGACCGCGGCGTGCGGCACCAGATGCGTCTCCCGCCAGTCCGCCATGCCGTCCAGCACGCCGCCGACCAGCCGGTCGCGCAATTCGCGGGTGCGGGCAAGGACCATTGCCCCGTCGGCGCGCAGGGCGTCCCCCCCGGCGATGCCGAGATCGGGCAGCGCCTCGCGCCGCTTGAAATCGTGGGCGGATTGCAGCAGCGCCTTGGACGGCATGCAGGCCGCCCGCGCACAGGTCGTGCCCAGCGGGCCGGGGTCGAAGACGCGATAGCTATCGGTGACCTTGGCGACCTCGGCCCGCGCCGAAAGCCCGGCGGTGCCGGCGCCGAGGATCGCGACATCGAGAGGCTGGGAAGTCATCGTGGGTCAGTCTCCGTCGCGGCGTCGTTTTCCGGGCCGCCGATGAGGGGTGCCAGGCTGGCCTGCAGGCCGATATCGCCGGGCATGCGGCTATCAACCATCACGCCGTGAAGGTGGGGCGGGCACCGATGCGGGGGGCGGTCAGAGACGCGGCAGCCGGTGATCTGGTCAGCAGAGGGCTCAGAATGCGCCGCGTTCCCTTCGGCGCATGGCTGACTCTCCTTCGGCGTTGGCGGCTTCCGAACCCCGCGTTCTGCCGGTGCCTGTATCCGCAACCGCCCAAGTCTGCCGGTTTCACGCATCAACTGGCCCCCGGGCGCCCGCCCGCAGGGGGTGGCAGCGTCACGCGGGAGCGGTGGAAGAGCGCGCGGATCGCATGGCGCATCCGCCCCGGTTGGCGGCTCGACGGGAGGTCTTCGCCGGGGAGGGAAAGCCCGTGCCGGGCCGTATGCGGGACACCCGGCGCGGCGTGCAGCAGCGCCGCCAACTGGGCATCGGCCAACAGGACCGTCACCCTCGTCCTGCACGCTGCGGCCGCCATGGCACGGCGAAGTTCGGCATCCGGGTCGAGTTTGCCGGCCATGTTGCACTCCTCCAATCCGCGTTCGTCTCGCCCATCACTGCACGCGGGGCATGCCGCATGCCTTAACGGGGGTTAAGTCGCGCCAGGCGCGGGCGCGTAGCGCGCATGCGCGGCATTCAGCCCGCGGCTCCTTCGGTTTCGGTCGCGGACCGCCCCTCGTCCAGCCACGTCCGCGCGAGCGCTTCCTCCGCGACGGGGAAGAAGCGCATCTCGGCCTTCGCGAAGGGCGCCGACAGGGCAGTGCCCCATTCCTCGAGGGACGTCTCTCCAACCACCGCGATGCGGCCGAAATCGCCGCGGTGCTTCAGATCGAATTTCAGGTCCCGCCAGAGCGCGCTTATGTCCCAGCCACGGAAATCCTCCAGCCGGATCAGCAGGCGCAAAGCTCCGGTCGCCAGGTCGATGGCATGTTCCAGTTCCGGCACCGCATCCTCGTAGTCCCGGACCGTCAGGCCCCCGAAGACCCGAAGCACGATCCGGTCCGTGCCCTATCCATGCTCGATGGTGATAAGGATGTGCGCCTCACGCCTCGCCCTACTGGCGCATGGCCCGTGCCAACGCGATCTCCGAGATTCCGAGGAACAGAAGATCAATGCCCACCAGAAGGCCGATCGCCCAAAGCGCGGTCCCCGGCAGACCGATCAGCAACAGCACCCCGAGAGCGGTGGACAGCAAAGCGGAGAACGCGAACCACCCCCAGCCCCGGAGGCGCGGCAGGTCGGCCCGGCGGCGATAGGGCGGGCTGAGATACCAGCTGGCGACCAGTTTCGCGATGCCGCCGGCGATGAAGAAGGCCGCAAGGATCATCGTCAGCGCCACCACGGCCTCGACCGGATACAGCAGCAGGACCGCGCCGGCCACGACCGACAGCAGGCCGAAGACCAGCGTCCAG
This genomic window from Rhodovulum sp. ES.010 contains:
- a CDS encoding dihydrolipoyl dehydrogenase yields the protein MTSQPLDVAILGAGTAGLSARAEVAKVTDSYRVFDPGPLGTTCARAACMPSKALLQSAHDFKRREALPDLGIAGGDALRADGAMVLARTRELRDRLVGGVLDGMADWRETHLVPHAAVFGPDGVLCAGAHRFRPAATVIATGTRPIVPEPWRARFGDRIVTTEEVFELDALPRRMAVVGLGPVGLELGQAMARLGVEVTGFDPSATLGGLDDPDLLDRLREALKGEMRIVRAEAAPEPGEGGAIAMRWDEGAVEVDLVLAAMGRAPNLDGLGLDRLGLDLGEDGRPDLPRGCLNPPGARLYFAGDAGAGPALLHEAADEGRIAGHFAARGQDAAFRRRVPLRLVFCEPQIAVAGATWDELADRHERIAVGGASLDSTGRVLVQRGAGGAMRLYAEKATARLLGAAIVGPEAEHMGHLLAFAIDKDADLGALLRMPAYHPTHEEVLRRALREALAGCDVSLDELDAITCQDVPVDEGCARG
- a CDS encoding HdeD family acid-resistance protein, whose translation is MSISETVPNAPEDRQNVATWLLVCGGATIVVGALAILFPFAATLATNLVLGAALAVSGLFHLARAIFAKGVESKLWTLVFGLLSVVAGAVLLLYPVEAVVALTMILAAFFIAGGIAKLVASWYLSPPYRRRADLPRLRGWGWFAFSALLSTALGVLLLIGLPGTALWAIGLLVGIDLLFLGISEIALARAMRQ
- a CDS encoding STAS/SEC14 domain-containing protein, translated to MLRVFGGLTVRDYEDAVPELEHAIDLATGALRLLIRLEDFRGWDISALWRDLKFDLKHRGDFGRIAVVGETSLEEWGTALSAPFAKAEMRFFPVAEEALARTWLDEGRSATETEGAAG